A stretch of the Candidatus Bathyarchaeota archaeon genome encodes the following:
- a CDS encoding MBL fold metallo-hydrolase — MRISWRDGIHLQYKNVEMLLDPIINICNRAPVFISHGHHDHSFAFRLKNALKFSSIETMHLVSAFGAKIENWQRLTLHKKVMIDDIEVIPRNSGHVLGSYEFEICSPDGSILFTGDFNTEYTKTMRPAEPVHCDVLILEATFGSPSFTFPPKEKVANEMVTWAKNMIREGKCPTFQTDPLGNAQEVTRIFNEAGIPVVTHWKVTRVSDIYRSYGYKLEYVDEKSEDAKEIIETKNFVFITPKNYNVRNRREYVPALVSGWAVFARREAFPLSDHADFPNLIKFVEECKPKVLLTCHGEKYDECFARYVESKLKIRAYPIHLIPTYITREG; from the coding sequence TTGAGAATTTCATGGAGAGATGGAATCCATCTACAGTATAAAAATGTCGAAATGCTGCTTGACCCAATTATAAACATATGCAACCGAGCTCCAGTCTTTATTTCCCACGGTCACCATGACCATTCATTTGCCTTCAGGCTGAAAAATGCTTTAAAGTTCTCATCTATAGAAACGATGCATCTGGTCTCTGCTTTTGGGGCTAAAATTGAAAACTGGCAGCGGCTAACCCTTCACAAAAAAGTTATGATCGACGACATTGAAGTGATCCCAAGAAACTCTGGCCATGTTTTAGGGTCATATGAGTTCGAGATATGCTCGCCTGATGGAAGCATACTCTTCACTGGCGACTTTAACACTGAGTACACAAAAACTATGAGGCCAGCTGAACCCGTCCACTGCGATGTATTAATTCTTGAGGCAACCTTCGGTTCGCCGAGCTTTACTTTCCCTCCGAAAGAGAAAGTGGCAAATGAGATGGTTACTTGGGCTAAAAATATGATTAGAGAGGGAAAATGCCCGACCTTTCAAACGGATCCGCTTGGAAACGCTCAGGAAGTGACACGAATCTTCAATGAGGCCGGTATCCCGGTTGTAACACATTGGAAAGTAACACGTGTAAGCGATATTTATAGATCCTATGGTTATAAGTTGGAGTATGTAGACGAAAAGTCAGAGGATGCTAAAGAGATTATTGAGACCAAAAACTTTGTGTTTATAACCCCTAAAAATTATAATGTCAGAAATCGACGGGAATATGTCCCAGCGCTTGTTTCAGGCTGGGCTGTGTTTGCTAGGCGCGAAGCATTCCCCCTAAGCGATCACGCAGACTTCCCGAATCTTATAAAATTTGTCGAAGAATGCAAACCTAAAGTTTTGCTTACTTGCCATGGCGAGAAGTATGATGAATGCTTCGCTCGTTACGTAGAAAGTAAACTCAAGATAAGGGCTTATCCAATCCATTTAATTCCCACCTATATTACCCGTGAAGGATAG
- the iolB gene encoding 5-deoxy-glucuronate isomerase — protein MQSHIYKAKKMRKGYTNIVGPQNSELRYIEFGILFLPEVGDKFEGRTESNEVVLTIFTGKCSIQAWRNSFNIDFRSIGERSDVFSGRATAVYLPPKTEYSVVAETPRLEIGVSGARSSIEGVPTLVKPVDVIERTVGALNWTRKVYTIIGENVKAERILVGETINPPGNWSSCPPHKHDRKTFEEAPLEEVYFYKIKPEQGFGLQRIYSSPEDDEPFDVVYVVENNDTIVIPRGYHPVAAAPGYRLYYLWTLAGDERRYGAWTDDPKHSWLRKHELMLREFLT, from the coding sequence TTGCAATCTCATATTTATAAGGCAAAGAAGATGCGAAAAGGATATACAAATATTGTTGGTCCTCAAAACTCTGAACTGAGATACATAGAGTTTGGCATATTGTTTCTGCCTGAGGTAGGTGACAAGTTCGAGGGTAGAACAGAAAGTAACGAGGTAGTCCTCACAATCTTTACTGGGAAATGTTCAATTCAAGCATGGAGGAATTCCTTTAACATTGACTTTCGAAGCATAGGCGAAAGAAGCGATGTTTTCTCTGGAAGAGCAACGGCTGTTTACCTTCCACCCAAAACAGAATATAGTGTAGTAGCTGAAACACCGAGATTAGAGATTGGAGTTTCCGGGGCCAGGAGTAGTATAGAAGGTGTACCCACATTAGTTAAGCCGGTGGATGTTATAGAAAGGACTGTCGGAGCATTGAATTGGACAAGAAAAGTATACACGATAATAGGAGAGAATGTGAAGGCTGAGAGAATTCTCGTTGGGGAGACTATTAATCCTCCGGGAAACTGGTCCAGTTGCCCACCGCACAAGCATGACAGAAAAACTTTTGAAGAAGCCCCGCTGGAAGAGGTCTACTTCTATAAGATCAAACCTGAACAGGGATTTGGTCTACAAAGAATCTATAGCTCACCTGAAGATGATGAACCTTTCGATGTGGTTTATGTTGTGGAGAACAATGATACAATAGTTATCCCGCGAGGATACCATCCGGTTGCGGCTGCACCTGGCTACCGCTTATATTATCTTTGGACGCTTGCTGGGGATGAGAGAAGATACGGTGCCTGGACCGATGACCCCAAGCATAGCTGGCTTAGAAAGCATGAGCTAATGTTGCGTGAATTCTTAACATAA
- a CDS encoding DHH family phosphoesterase, whose amino-acid sequence MSIQDIKSLIGKSKVESIIILCHQNADPDAICSAYVFSQLLRRLIEGANIQIVCPEGVSKLSKEVCNFIPINYVELEAEEFDLELVDLIIMVDTNTIQQLGGWKEKIKESKSPLIVIDHHAIHHETEKIAALIVSDEKSSSTCEIIYTFFKSLGIKPSKTEAEALILGIAFDTKHFTLANSSTFKIIADLVDVGVDAREVLSRLSVKMDISERIARLKACKRLELMRLGKWLIVFSHVRSYQASASRALVDMGAHVAIVAGQKKGTLQISIRSDQQFYKETGFHLGRDLAKPLGECLNGMGGGHSTAAGVNCVGNFENVVKEAAKIIRERLSEQ is encoded by the coding sequence ATGTCAATTCAAGACATCAAGTCCCTGATTGGTAAATCCAAAGTTGAGTCAATTATAATTCTCTGCCATCAGAATGCCGATCCAGATGCCATATGTTCAGCGTACGTGTTTTCACAGTTGTTGAGGCGGCTGATTGAAGGGGCTAATATCCAGATTGTCTGTCCAGAAGGCGTAAGCAAACTGTCAAAAGAGGTATGCAACTTCATACCTATCAATTATGTTGAACTAGAGGCTGAAGAATTCGATCTCGAGCTCGTGGACCTTATTATAATGGTGGATACGAATACGATTCAGCAGCTGGGAGGATGGAAAGAAAAAATTAAAGAATCAAAATCTCCTCTTATCGTCATTGATCATCATGCAATTCACCATGAGACTGAGAAAATTGCAGCCCTAATAGTATCGGATGAAAAATCATCATCAACATGCGAAATAATATACACATTCTTCAAAAGCCTGGGTATTAAGCCCTCGAAAACCGAGGCGGAAGCGCTCATTCTAGGAATAGCGTTTGACACTAAGCATTTCACTCTGGCAAATTCAAGTACTTTTAAGATAATAGCTGACCTTGTTGACGTTGGCGTCGATGCACGAGAAGTCCTTTCAAGACTCTCTGTTAAAATGGACATATCTGAACGTATTGCACGTTTGAAAGCTTGTAAAAGACTTGAATTGATGCGACTTGGAAAATGGCTTATAGTCTTCTCTCATGTTCGTTCTTATCAAGCTTCAGCCTCTAGGGCTCTTGTGGATATGGGCGCGCATGTGGCGATAGTTGCTGGTCAAAAGAAGGGAACTTTGCAGATTAGCATTCGATCTGATCAACAATTTTATAAAGAAACAGGATTCCACCTTGGCAGAGACTTGGCTAAACCACTCGGCGAATGTTTAAATGGTATGGGAGGGGGGCATTCTACAGCTGCAGGGGTTAATTGTGTCGGGAACTTTGAAAATGTGGTGAAAGAGGCGGCGAAAATTATAAGAGAAAGACTGAGTGAACAGTGA
- a CDS encoding DUF3194 domain-containing protein, giving the protein MADSNVSELTQEDLEKISEVAEEAARRAILSKIPANNISDLTVSVDIDKVEDLNIEVEVELTLSPLCKGIDVKRLVNESTGAAFAAVEKYLRKMGCQFKTSSP; this is encoded by the coding sequence TTGGCCGATTCAAATGTATCGGAGCTAACTCAAGAGGATTTAGAGAAAATATCCGAGGTAGCGGAGGAAGCCGCTCGAAGAGCCATTCTATCCAAAATACCCGCGAATAACATTTCCGACCTAACTGTTTCGGTTGACATCGATAAAGTAGAAGACTTAAACATTGAAGTGGAGGTGGAGTTAACACTCTCGCCGCTTTGTAAAGGGATAGATGTTAAAAGATTGGTCAACGAATCCACGGGAGCCGCATTCGCAGCCGTGGAGAAATACTTGAGGAAGATGGGATGTCAATTCAAGACATCAAGTCCCTGA